Proteins encoded by one window of Synechococcus sp. MVIR-18-1:
- a CDS encoding nucleotide sugar dehydrogenase, translating into MSSTTQFVPDPIVAPLPSLATCTVAIIGLGYVGLPLSVAFATPGACVRTGTPLRRRVIGFDINQQRLSELSAGHDSTHEVSSEELKAATMLEFTSDPAELAVADVFIVTVPTPIDTAKRPDLTPLKKASNTVGLALKQRFEQQQSRGEISCLPLVIYESTVYPGATEEVCVPILERSSGLINNNDFFCGYSPERINPGDTEHRLTTITKVTSGSTPESASWVDGFYGSIIQAGTHQGASIKVAEAAKVIENTQRDLNIALVNELAIIFREMGIDTLDVLEAAGTKWNFLPFRPGLVGGHCIGVDPYYLTHKAEQLGYYPQVVLAGRRINDGMGRWLVEQLVLEMARSGQVIAGAQVLVLGLSFKENCPDLRNTRVVDVIDAIRRYGMEPLVVDPWVDPAEAEREYGLSVLGEIPRGRSWNSVVAAVAHREFTAQSAEQWSRLLEPNGVLVDLKSIVPRELGAIRL; encoded by the coding sequence ATGAGCAGCACCACCCAGTTCGTTCCAGACCCAATTGTTGCTCCTCTTCCATCCCTCGCTACCTGCACAGTGGCGATTATCGGCCTTGGCTATGTGGGGCTGCCACTTTCTGTTGCCTTCGCAACACCTGGTGCTTGCGTCCGTACCGGGACACCTCTAAGGCGCCGTGTAATCGGTTTCGACATCAATCAGCAGCGTCTGAGCGAGTTAAGCGCTGGTCATGACAGCACCCATGAGGTCAGCTCTGAGGAGCTGAAGGCAGCGACGATGCTCGAGTTCACATCTGATCCGGCCGAATTGGCCGTGGCAGATGTGTTTATCGTAACGGTGCCAACACCTATCGACACTGCCAAGAGGCCCGATCTCACCCCCTTGAAAAAGGCCAGTAATACTGTGGGCTTGGCCCTGAAGCAACGCTTCGAACAGCAGCAGAGCCGTGGCGAAATATCTTGTTTACCACTGGTGATCTACGAGAGCACTGTCTATCCCGGCGCTACAGAAGAGGTCTGTGTGCCAATTCTGGAGAGGTCATCGGGTCTTATTAACAACAACGATTTCTTTTGCGGCTACAGCCCCGAAAGGATCAACCCTGGCGACACCGAGCACAGGCTTACCACAATCACCAAGGTGACCAGCGGCAGCACCCCAGAGTCCGCATCCTGGGTGGATGGTTTCTACGGTTCAATTATCCAGGCCGGCACCCATCAGGGAGCAAGCATCAAAGTGGCGGAGGCTGCCAAAGTTATAGAAAATACTCAGCGTGATCTGAATATCGCCCTTGTAAATGAGCTGGCAATTATCTTTCGCGAGATGGGTATTGACACGCTCGATGTGCTGGAGGCAGCCGGCACAAAGTGGAATTTTTTGCCTTTTAGGCCCGGCTTGGTGGGCGGGCACTGTATCGGTGTGGATCCGTATTATTTGACTCACAAAGCTGAGCAGTTGGGTTACTACCCACAGGTGGTATTGGCGGGTCGGCGCATCAATGACGGCATGGGCCGTTGGCTGGTTGAACAACTGGTTCTCGAGATGGCCCGAAGCGGCCAAGTCATCGCTGGTGCCCAAGTCTTGGTCTTGGGGCTGAGTTTCAAAGAAAACTGCCCAGACTTGCGTAACACCAGAGTGGTTGATGTGATTGACGCTATCCGGCGCTATGGAATGGAGCCTTTGGTTGTGGATCCGTGGGTCGATCCGGCGGAGGCCGAGCGTGAGTATGGCCTGTCGGTGCTGGGCGAGATCCCCAGGGGTCGAAGCTGGAACTCCGTGGTTGCTGCGGTAGCCCACCGGGAATTTACTGCCCAGAGCGCCGAACAATGGAGCCGGTTGCTGGAGCCGAACGGTGTGCTTGTAGATCTGAAATCAATAGTGCCTCGGGAGCTCGGAGCGATACGGCTCTAA
- a CDS encoding NAD-dependent epimerase, translating into MTVLVTGAAGFIGFHLSRRLLEQGTPVVGFDNVNPYYDPSLKRARIAQLEAVAAATSSPFQLIEADLEDREAVEAAFQQHNPQKVVNLAAQAGVRYSIENPAAYIQSNLVGFGHILEGCRHHGVEHLVYASSSSVYGGNTRMPFSELHSVDHPVSLYAASKKANELMAHTYSHLYGLAATGLRFFTVYGPWGRPDMALFLFTKAMLRGEPINVFNNGEMVRDFTYIDDIIESLVRLLEKPAAPDLAFDPANPNPATSWAPSRVFNIGNSNPTPLMDYIEAVESSLGIKAEKQFLPMQPGDVPATAADTSALEAWVDFKPNTQVKDGVSRFVSWYREFYGD; encoded by the coding sequence GTGACTGTTCTCGTGACCGGCGCTGCCGGCTTTATCGGATTTCACCTGAGTCGCCGTTTGCTGGAGCAAGGAACCCCAGTAGTGGGGTTTGACAACGTCAACCCCTACTACGACCCCTCCTTGAAGCGAGCACGTATCGCTCAGCTGGAGGCCGTAGCTGCAGCAACGAGCAGCCCTTTCCAGCTGATCGAGGCTGACCTGGAAGATCGGGAAGCTGTGGAGGCCGCCTTCCAGCAGCACAACCCCCAGAAGGTGGTGAACTTGGCAGCCCAGGCGGGGGTGCGCTATTCGATCGAAAACCCAGCGGCCTACATCCAGAGCAACCTGGTGGGTTTTGGCCACATCCTTGAAGGTTGTCGCCACCACGGCGTAGAGCATCTGGTGTATGCGAGCAGCAGCTCTGTATATGGCGGTAACACGCGTATGCCCTTTTCGGAGCTCCACAGCGTGGATCACCCGGTGAGCCTCTATGCCGCTAGCAAGAAGGCAAATGAGCTAATGGCCCATACCTACAGCCATCTTTATGGCCTCGCGGCCACTGGCTTGCGCTTTTTCACTGTGTATGGCCCCTGGGGCCGGCCAGATATGGCGCTCTTTCTATTCACCAAGGCGATGCTGAGAGGTGAGCCGATTAATGTATTTAACAACGGCGAGATGGTGCGCGATTTCACTTATATCGACGACATTATCGAAAGCTTGGTTCGGTTACTCGAGAAGCCGGCGGCCCCAGATCTGGCCTTCGATCCTGCCAACCCCAACCCAGCCACCAGCTGGGCACCGAGCCGAGTATTCAACATCGGCAACAGCAACCCAACGCCGCTGATGGATTACATCGAAGCTGTGGAGAGTTCCCTAGGCATCAAAGCCGAGAAGCAATTCCTGCCAATGCAGCCGGGCGATGTGCCGGCAACTGCAGCTGACACCTCAGCGCTGGAGGCCTGGGTTGATTTCAAGCCCAATACTCAAGTAAAAGATGGCGTTTCCCGGTTTGTCTCTTGGTATCGGGAGTTCTATGGCGATTAA